One segment of Bacteroidia bacterium DNA contains the following:
- a CDS encoding TetR/AcrR family transcriptional regulator gives MTEIELSTELKILEAAKQEFLEHGFDGARMQKIAERAGINKALLHYYFRSKENLFKAIFKSVFENFFPKVFKTFQSEISFFDKLKFFIDNYLDVLSNNPFLPAFILHEIRLRPEMLINSMKEQGFNPTVILNLFKKEMDNGVICTMPAEHLVVNILSMCIFPVAAAPIIKGMIFKNDDNEYKHFLEERKIIIYEYVVNSIKK, from the coding sequence ATGACAGAAATTGAATTAAGCACTGAATTAAAGATACTTGAAGCTGCAAAACAAGAGTTTTTAGAACATGGTTTTGATGGAGCACGAATGCAAAAAATCGCCGAACGTGCTGGAATAAACAAAGCTTTGCTTCACTATTATTTCAGGTCAAAAGAGAATTTATTTAAAGCTATTTTTAAGTCTGTATTTGAAAATTTTTTCCCAAAGGTTTTTAAAACATTTCAATCAGAAATATCTTTTTTCGACAAACTCAAATTCTTTATAGATAATTATTTAGATGTACTTTCAAATAATCCATTTTTACCGGCATTTATTCTTCATGAAATACGATTAAGACCAGAAATGCTTATTAACAGTATGAAAGAACAAGGGTTTAATCCAACTGTTATACTAAATTTATTTAAGAAAGAAATGGACAATGGAGTTATCTGCACTATGCCTGCAGAGCATTTGGTGGTAAACATTCTGTCGATGTGCATTTTTCCTGTTGCTGCAGCACCAATTATAAAAGGAATGATATTTAAAAATGATGATAATGAATACAAACATTTTCTTGAAGAAAGAAAAATAATTATTTATGAATATGTGGTTAATTCTATAAAAAAATAA
- a CDS encoding TolC family protein, whose protein sequence is MWIKIKNCLLISLIFPLFGHSQGNDTLYIENCYQSLISNWPTSKNIGLTEEASNLKTKNINSSLLPQISVNGQATYQSDVVSVSLPIPNLHIPSPAKDQYKATLDVNQVIFDGGISSQRKKMESAGLQVEKQQIAVEINQRKEQVNTFFFNALLLQENEELLKAYKSKLEEKKSVINSCVTNGILTESDLFTIQAELLKIVQQITDVKITRENILSSLGLLTGQEISKDSKLGYKKTPVSFNDTISRPELTLFKLQQTRLDASKGISKTTLMPKLYGFGQAGYGRPGLNMLSDNFDSFYIVGAKLSWTPWDWSQSKHDRRVTDIQKEMITNQQQAFVKGISVQMENELGSIKKMEELLNKDQEIISLREKITAASSSKLQNGTIKSSDYIDDITAETQARIDMKRHQIQLVLAKYNYMVIKGLL, encoded by the coding sequence ATGTGGATAAAAATAAAAAACTGTTTGCTCATTTCCTTAATTTTTCCATTATTTGGACATAGTCAGGGGAATGACACTTTATATATTGAAAATTGTTACCAGTCTTTAATTTCAAATTGGCCAACATCTAAAAACATCGGATTAACTGAAGAAGCCAGTAATTTAAAAACTAAAAATATTAATTCTTCATTGCTTCCTCAAATCAGTGTTAACGGACAAGCTACTTACCAGAGTGATGTTGTAAGTGTTTCACTTCCCATCCCAAATCTACATATTCCTTCACCTGCAAAAGATCAATATAAAGCTACGCTTGATGTAAATCAGGTTATTTTTGATGGTGGGATTTCATCCCAAAGAAAAAAAATGGAAAGCGCAGGATTGCAAGTCGAAAAACAACAAATTGCAGTAGAAATTAACCAACGTAAAGAGCAGGTAAATACTTTTTTCTTTAACGCATTGTTATTACAGGAAAATGAAGAATTATTAAAAGCATATAAAAGCAAACTCGAAGAAAAAAAATCTGTTATCAACTCTTGTGTTACTAATGGCATACTTACAGAATCTGATTTATTTACAATTCAGGCTGAATTATTAAAGATTGTGCAACAAATTACAGATGTTAAAATAACAAGAGAAAATATTTTATCATCTTTAGGTTTATTAACAGGACAAGAAATTTCAAAAGACAGTAAACTGGGATATAAAAAAACACCAGTATCGTTTAATGACACGATCTCACGTCCTGAATTAACACTATTTAAATTACAACAAACAAGACTAGATGCATCAAAAGGAATTTCAAAAACCACATTAATGCCAAAACTTTATGGCTTTGGTCAAGCTGGATATGGTCGCCCCGGTTTAAATATGCTTAGCGACAATTTCGATAGTTTTTATATTGTTGGTGCAAAATTAAGCTGGACACCATGGGACTGGAGTCAAAGCAAGCACGACAGAAGAGTTACAGATATTCAGAAAGAAATGATAACAAATCAACAGCAAGCATTTGTAAAAGGTATTTCAGTTCAAATGGAAAATGAACTTGGCTCAATAAAAAAAATGGAAGAACTTCTTAACAAAGATCAGGAGATTATTTCACTGAGAGAGAAAATCACTGCTGCGTCATCCTCAAAATTGCAAAACGGTACCATAAAAAGTTCCGACTACATTGATGACATTACAGCAGAAACACAAGCCAGAATTGATATGAAAAGGCATCAAATACAGTTGGTTTTGGCAAAGTATAATTATATGGTAATAAAAGGTTTATTATAA
- a CDS encoding HlyD family efflux transporter periplasmic adaptor subunit codes for MKRNIIILITMFAILQSCSDNNKVSDAYGNFEAVEVTVSSEVQGKLISLNVEEGQIIDSGKVTGIIDTISLWLKLKQVESQKSAVSAKVSNVLSQIAVQEEQKKNLLSEKTRIEKLLKDKAVPEKQLDDINNSINVINKQIEAIRTQNQAIFSELDGIDFQIKQIQDQIHRSYMINPINGTVLEKYLEESEMTIPGRSVYKIANLGEIILRAYVDEKQLGNIKIGQVVKTMIDDGKGSLKEMPGTITWISSQAEFTPKIIQTREERQNLVYAIKIKVKNDGSIKIGMPGEVKF; via the coding sequence ATGAAAAGAAATATCATAATTCTTATAACAATGTTTGCAATATTGCAATCTTGTTCAGATAATAATAAAGTTTCCGATGCATATGGAAATTTCGAAGCAGTGGAAGTAACTGTTTCTTCAGAGGTTCAGGGGAAGTTAATTTCACTAAATGTAGAAGAAGGTCAGATTATTGATTCCGGAAAAGTTACCGGTATTATTGACACTATTTCATTATGGTTAAAACTTAAACAGGTTGAATCGCAGAAATCGGCTGTATCAGCAAAAGTATCAAATGTATTATCTCAGATCGCAGTACAAGAAGAACAAAAAAAGAATCTACTTTCTGAGAAAACCCGTATTGAAAAACTACTGAAAGACAAAGCTGTTCCCGAAAAGCAATTGGACGATATAAATAACAGTATTAATGTTATAAACAAACAAATTGAAGCCATCAGAACTCAGAATCAGGCTATTTTTAGTGAACTTGATGGCATAGACTTCCAAATAAAGCAAATCCAGGATCAGATTCACAGAAGTTATATGATTAATCCAATTAATGGAACAGTACTTGAAAAATATCTGGAAGAATCAGAAATGACAATACCCGGACGTTCAGTATATAAAATTGCCAATCTTGGCGAAATCATTCTTCGCGCATATGTTGACGAAAAACAATTAGGAAATATAAAAATTGGGCAAGTTGTTAAGACCATGATTGATGATGGAAAAGGAAGTTTAAAAGAAATGCCCGGAACTATCACCTGGATTTCTTCTCAAGCAGAATTCACTCCTAAAATTATTCAAACTCGTGAAGAAAGACAAAACCTGGTATATGCGATAAAAATTAAGGTAAAAAACGACGGAAGCATAAAAATAGGAATGCCCGGAGAAGTTAAGTTTTGA
- a CDS encoding ABC transporter ATP-binding protein yields MEIGKHISVHEIEKIYDKHRALHPVSFDVAKGELFGLIGPDGAGKTTLFRILTTMLLPNAGSASMASFDVVKEYKQIRKIVGYMPGRFSLYYDLTVEENLSFFATIFGTTISKNYDLIKDIYVQIEPFKNRPAGKLSGGMKQKLALSCALIHRPEILVLDEPTTGVDAVSRKEFWELLRKFKNEGITIIVSTPYMDEAALCDRIALIQEGNIMQINSPENVIKNYDKKLFSVKTKYNHHLSDDLKTFDPLSQAYLFGQTVHYSSQNEINPNNLHEFLTTKGYSNIEISICKPTIEDCFLSLMNKKQE; encoded by the coding sequence ATGGAAATCGGAAAACATATATCAGTTCATGAGATAGAAAAAATTTACGATAAACATCGTGCACTACATCCTGTGAGTTTTGATGTGGCTAAAGGCGAACTCTTTGGTTTGATTGGTCCGGATGGTGCAGGAAAAACAACTTTATTCAGAATTCTTACTACTATGCTTTTACCCAATGCAGGAAGTGCATCTATGGCTAGTTTTGATGTAGTAAAAGAATATAAACAAATCCGAAAAATCGTTGGATATATGCCTGGAAGATTTTCTCTTTATTATGATTTGACAGTTGAAGAAAATCTTAGTTTTTTTGCAACGATATTTGGAACAACAATTAGCAAAAATTACGACCTGATTAAAGATATATATGTACAGATTGAACCTTTTAAAAATAGACCTGCAGGAAAACTTTCAGGTGGAATGAAACAAAAGCTGGCTCTCTCCTGCGCACTTATTCACAGACCTGAAATTTTAGTCCTCGATGAGCCCACAACAGGTGTTGATGCAGTTTCACGTAAAGAGTTCTGGGAATTGTTAAGAAAATTCAAAAACGAAGGAATTACAATTATTGTTTCCACTCCATATATGGACGAAGCTGCATTATGCGATCGCATTGCCCTTATACAAGAAGGAAACATAATGCAAATAAACAGTCCCGAAAATGTTATTAAGAATTATGACAAAAAATTATTTTCTGTTAAAACAAAGTATAATCACCATTTATCTGATGATTTGAAAACTTTTGACCCATTAAGTCAGGCTTACTTATTTGGTCAAACTGTACATTACTCTTCACAAAATGAAATAAATCCAAACAATTTACACGAATTTCTCACTACAAAAGGGTATTCAAACATTGAAATCTCAATTTGTAAACCCACCATTGAAGATTGTTTCCTTTCATTAATGAATAAAAAGCAAGAATGA
- a CDS encoding ABC transporter ATP-binding protein, producing METGITVISVKNLIKKFGNFVANNNLSFEVKSGEIFGFLGANGAGKTTALKILCGLLTPTSGDIKVAGFDVYKETDKIKKNIGYMSQKFSLYEDLTVYENIRFYGGIYGLSLKEIRKRSDELIEKLNLTNVRNELIKSIPLGWKQKLAFSVANFHKPAIVFLDEPTGGVDPVTRREFWNLIYQAADEGITVFVTTHYMDEAEYCNRVSIMVDGRIEAIGTPEELVTNQGVENMNEVFLKLARKAKNKE from the coding sequence ATGGAAACAGGGATAACTGTAATATCAGTAAAGAATCTGATTAAAAAATTCGGAAACTTTGTTGCTAATAACAACCTAAGTTTCGAAGTCAAAAGTGGTGAAATCTTTGGTTTTCTTGGAGCAAATGGAGCCGGAAAAACAACAGCATTAAAAATATTATGCGGTTTACTTACTCCAACTTCAGGAGATATTAAAGTTGCAGGTTTTGATGTTTATAAGGAAACTGACAAAATAAAAAAGAATATTGGATACATGAGCCAGAAATTCTCGCTTTATGAAGATTTGACTGTTTATGAAAATATTCGCTTTTACGGAGGAATTTATGGCTTAAGTTTAAAAGAAATTCGAAAACGTTCTGATGAATTGATAGAAAAATTGAATTTAACAAATGTCAGAAATGAATTAATAAAAAGTATTCCTCTTGGCTGGAAACAAAAACTTGCATTTTCAGTGGCTAATTTTCATAAACCAGCTATCGTATTCCTTGATGAACCCACCGGAGGTGTAGATCCTGTAACCCGCCGTGAATTCTGGAATCTGATTTATCAGGCTGCCGATGAGGGAATCACAGTTTTCGTAACAACTCATTATATGGACGAAGCAGAATATTGCAACCGAGTATCTATTATGGTAGACGGAAGAATTGAAGCTATAGGAACTCCCGAAGAATTAGTTACAAATCAAGGAGTAGAAAACATGAATGAAGTATTTTTAAAACTGGCTCGTAAAGCAAAAAATAAAGAATAA
- a CDS encoding ABC transporter permease, translating to MKQLAGFIKKEFIHIIRDPRTLFVLFGMPVIQVLLFGFVITNEIKDASIAILDHSKDQVTKQISSKILSSGYFKLDATLNSEKEIHQAFREGKIKEVIVFESNFATKLEKEGKSAVQIIGDASDPNTANILANYTEAIIKDYSSKISGSKQNVSIIMPEVRLLYNPEMKGSYMFVPGIIAMLLMIVSALLTSISITREKELGTMEVLLASPLNPLIVIIGKVTPYLLLSFIDACLIILIGNIVFDVPVVGNLFFLLSESMLFILMALSLGILISSVTKTQQSAMMISLLALMLPTILLSGFIFPIENMPLILQYLCKIMPPKYFITIVRSIMLKGNGFFDLWKETAVLAGMTLFFIALSIKKYKIRLE from the coding sequence ATGAAACAGCTGGCAGGATTCATAAAAAAAGAGTTCATCCATATTATCCGAGACCCTCGCACGTTGTTCGTTCTTTTTGGCATGCCGGTAATTCAGGTATTGTTATTTGGATTTGTTATCACAAATGAAATAAAAGATGCTTCTATTGCTATTCTAGATCACTCAAAGGATCAGGTGACAAAGCAAATATCATCAAAAATACTCTCCTCTGGATATTTTAAACTTGATGCAACACTTAACTCAGAAAAAGAAATTCATCAGGCATTTCGCGAAGGAAAAATTAAAGAGGTTATCGTTTTTGAGAGTAATTTTGCAACTAAGCTTGAAAAGGAGGGAAAATCTGCCGTTCAGATTATTGGCGACGCTTCAGACCCAAATACGGCAAACATACTTGCTAATTATACCGAAGCAATAATAAAAGATTATTCTTCAAAAATATCTGGTTCAAAACAAAATGTTTCTATCATAATGCCAGAAGTAAGATTACTTTATAATCCAGAAATGAAAGGCTCTTACATGTTTGTTCCCGGAATTATTGCCATGTTACTTATGATAGTTTCTGCATTGTTAACTTCAATTTCTATAACACGTGAAAAAGAATTAGGAACAATGGAGGTATTATTAGCGTCACCACTAAATCCACTAATTGTAATTATTGGAAAAGTTACTCCTTATCTTTTATTATCTTTTATTGACGCATGTCTTATTATTCTAATCGGCAATATTGTGTTTGATGTTCCGGTAGTCGGGAATCTGTTTTTTCTTTTATCTGAAAGTATGTTATTTATACTTATGGCACTTTCTCTTGGTATTCTAATTTCATCTGTAACAAAGACACAACAGTCAGCTATGATGATTTCGCTACTTGCACTAATGTTACCAACTATATTACTTTCTGGCTTTATTTTTCCAATAGAAAACATGCCTCTGATTCTTCAGTATTTATGTAAAATAATGCCACCAAAATATTTCATAACAATAGTTAGATCTATCATGCTTAAAGGAAACGGTTTTTTTGATTTATGGAAAGAAACTGCTGTACTTGCCGGAATGACATTATTCTTTATTGCATTAAGTATTAAAAAGTATAAAATACGTTTAGAATAA
- a CDS encoding ABC transporter permease, with amino-acid sequence MRTILFIIQKEFIQIFRNRTMLPMIFIAPIIQLIILVNAATFEMKDIRLSIVDLDHSTISRKLISKFEGSPYFNVTLDNNSAKDAIKNIDKGNIAVAIIIPPDFEKQFIKNEKNVKVQVLVDAINGTNAGLSQGYIVSIIQSYNQQIYAEMLGNNSSGGIQTSNRYWYNPELNYKTFMVPGILVMLVTLIGFILAGMNVVREKEMGTIEQINVTPIKKYQFIAGKLIPFWIIGLLELALGMTIGKLLFDIPIVGNIGLVFGFAGIYLIFILSLGLFVSTLVNTQQQAMLISFFFMMVFILMSGLFTSIENMPYWAQVVDKLNPLAYFVKIMRMVLLKGSGLKEITESVYSMIILSLGMLSLAVWRYRKVS; translated from the coding sequence ATGAGAACTATACTTTTCATAATACAAAAAGAATTTATTCAGATTTTCCGAAACCGGACAATGCTGCCTATGATTTTTATTGCACCAATTATTCAACTAATTATCCTTGTTAATGCGGCTACTTTTGAAATGAAAGACATTCGCCTAAGCATTGTTGATCTTGATCATTCAACCATATCACGCAAACTTATCAGTAAATTTGAAGGTTCGCCATATTTTAATGTAACATTAGATAATAATTCAGCTAAAGATGCCATTAAAAATATTGATAAAGGAAATATTGCAGTAGCTATAATTATTCCACCTGATTTTGAAAAACAATTCATCAAAAATGAAAAAAATGTGAAAGTTCAGGTACTTGTCGATGCAATAAATGGCACTAATGCCGGACTGTCACAAGGTTATATCGTGTCTATAATTCAAAGCTATAATCAACAGATTTATGCAGAAATGCTGGGGAATAACTCCTCTGGTGGTATACAAACCTCAAACCGTTACTGGTATAATCCTGAATTGAATTATAAAACATTTATGGTTCCAGGTATACTAGTTATGCTTGTAACACTCATTGGATTTATTCTTGCAGGAATGAATGTGGTTCGCGAAAAAGAAATGGGAACCATCGAACAAATAAACGTAACTCCAATAAAAAAATATCAGTTTATTGCAGGTAAACTTATTCCTTTCTGGATTATCGGTTTACTTGAACTTGCATTAGGAATGACAATAGGCAAACTACTTTTCGATATTCCAATTGTAGGAAATATTGGACTCGTTTTTGGCTTTGCAGGAATTTATCTGATTTTCATATTAAGTCTTGGTCTTTTTGTTTCAACACTTGTAAATACTCAGCAACAAGCTATGCTGATATCTTTCTTTTTTATGATGGTATTTATTCTTATGAGTGGTTTATTTACCAGTATAGAAAACATGCCATACTGGGCTCAGGTAGTCGATAAATTAAATCCTTTAGCGTACTTTGTAAAAATTATGCGCATGGTGTTATTAAAAGGATCAGGCTTAAAAGAGATAACAGAAAGTGTATATTCAATGATAATTCTGTCATTAGGTATGTTAAGCCTAGCTGTATGGCGATATAGAAAAGTTTCTTAA
- a CDS encoding aspartate kinase, which yields MKVFKFGGASVKDASGVKNIAKILFKYSDSKIVVVISAMGKTTNALEKVLNDYFNKNKNILDSLNSIKDYHINIIDNLFETDLKETTKKDILEIFNKITNYLRINFEPENYDYEYDKLISWGEVISTKIIHSYLLEQKINSKWVDARELIKTNNNYRNAAINWETTCNNCKQQIVESFKNYDIIITQGFIGSDNQNNVTTLGREGSDFTAGIIAHAIEANDVTIWKDVPGLLNADPKWFDDTVKLNNISYHEAIELAYYGATVIHPKTIQPIKNKNIPLYVKSFLNPEEDGSVINNNSSQDSKIPSFIFRVNQILLSISSKDYTFIVEENLSAIFGLFASHKVSINLMENSSISFSVVVDYDERKIKPLIKELQKDYKVLYNTNVELATIRNYDQKTIERVTSNKKIFISQQSRKTVRFVMKDK from the coding sequence ATGAAAGTATTTAAATTTGGAGGAGCATCAGTAAAGGATGCTAGTGGAGTAAAAAATATTGCTAAAATTCTTTTTAAATATTCTGACTCAAAAATTGTTGTTGTTATCTCTGCAATGGGAAAAACTACAAACGCTTTAGAAAAAGTTTTAAACGATTATTTTAATAAAAATAAAAACATTTTAGATTCCTTAAATTCAATTAAAGATTATCATATAAATATTATTGACAATTTATTTGAAACTGATTTAAAGGAAACTACTAAGAAAGACATTTTGGAAATTTTCAATAAAATAACTAATTATCTTAGAATAAATTTTGAACCTGAAAATTATGATTACGAATATGATAAATTAATTTCATGGGGTGAAGTAATCTCAACAAAAATTATTCATTCATATTTATTAGAACAAAAAATAAATTCTAAATGGGTAGATGCAAGAGAACTAATTAAAACAAACAATAATTATAGAAATGCTGCTATAAATTGGGAAACAACTTGCAATAATTGTAAACAACAAATCGTTGAGTCATTTAAAAATTATGATATTATTATAACTCAGGGATTCATTGGCTCTGACAATCAAAATAATGTAACAACTCTTGGTAGAGAAGGCTCTGATTTTACTGCCGGAATTATAGCTCATGCAATTGAAGCTAACGATGTAACAATATGGAAAGATGTTCCGGGCTTACTAAATGCAGATCCTAAATGGTTTGATGATACTGTTAAGTTAAATAATATTTCATATCACGAAGCAATAGAATTAGCATATTACGGTGCAACTGTTATTCATCCAAAAACTATACAGCCAATAAAAAATAAAAATATTCCACTTTATGTAAAGTCATTCTTAAATCCTGAAGAAGATGGCTCTGTTATTAATAATAACAGTTCTCAGGATTCTAAAATTCCATCATTTATTTTCCGTGTAAATCAAATCCTACTCTCAATATCTTCAAAAGATTACACTTTTATAGTTGAAGAAAATTTAAGTGCAATATTCGGACTATTTGCATCACATAAGGTAAGCATAAACTTAATGGAAAATTCCTCGATAAGCTTTTCTGTTGTGGTTGATTATGACGAAAGAAAAATTAAACCACTTATAAAAGAGCTTCAAAAAGATTATAAAGTTCTTTATAATACTAATGTTGAGTTAGCTACAATTAGAAACTACGATCAAAAAACAATTGAAAGAGTAACTTCAAATAAAAAGATCTTTATTTCTCAGCAAAGTAGAAAAACTGTAAGATTTGTTATGAAGGACAAATAA
- a CDS encoding nicotinate-nucleotide adenylyltransferase has translation MSSKKLTGLFFGSFNPIHIGHLAIANYILEFTDMSELWMIVSPHNPLKNKKSLAPDYHRLEMVKSAIGDHTKMKASDIEFKLPKPSYTIDTLAYLTEKYPNKKFSLIMGADNLQSFEKWKNYTEILKSYKIFVYPRPGIDIKNSKFEGDIEITNAPLIEISSSFIRDAIKNGKDIRFYLHDKVFEYIGECGLYK, from the coding sequence ATGTCCTCTAAAAAGCTAACAGGTTTATTTTTTGGTTCTTTTAATCCGATTCATATTGGTCATTTGGCTATTGCTAATTATATTCTAGAGTTTACTGATATGTCGGAATTATGGATGATAGTTTCTCCCCACAATCCATTAAAAAATAAGAAATCACTTGCTCCCGATTATCATAGATTGGAAATGGTTAAGTCTGCAATAGGTGACCATACAAAAATGAAAGCAAGTGATATAGAATTTAAATTACCAAAGCCTTCATATACAATTGATACTCTCGCTTATTTAACTGAAAAATATCCGAATAAAAAATTTTCTTTAATAATGGGTGCTGATAATTTACAAAGTTTTGAAAAATGGAAAAATTATACTGAAATTTTAAAGAGTTATAAGATTTTTGTTTATCCAAGACCTGGAATTGATATTAAAAATTCAAAATTTGAAGGAGATATTGAAATAACAAATGCGCCTTTAATAGAAATTTCTTCAAGCTTTATTCGCGATGCAATTAAAAACGGAAAGGATATAAGATTTTACTTACACGATAAAGTATTTGAATATATAGGGGAGTGTGGGTTATATAAATAA
- a CDS encoding DUF2520 domain-containing protein, which translates to MNCEDFSKLPIYLIGAGNVASHLGIALTGMGIKIKSVWSRNIENATVLSKNINSGFTDNLNEICNEKAIYIISVPDIAISEIIKTIGKNNSVLIHTSGSTNINVFESYSTNYGVFYPLQTFSKTKKDLNFSEIPVFFESSNNCVNEILDNWCKLLNVKAINLNSEQRLKIHIAAVFANNFTNHMMTIAQELTTEYNIDFNLLRPLITETFEKLKSFNPNEIQTGPAIRNDITTINKHLNSLSDNPDFAKIYSFVSESILKMYKEQK; encoded by the coding sequence ATGAATTGCGAAGATTTTTCAAAATTACCAATTTATTTGATTGGAGCTGGCAACGTTGCTTCTCATCTGGGAATTGCACTTACCGGCATGGGAATAAAAATAAAATCCGTTTGGAGCAGAAACATAGAAAACGCTACTGTACTTTCAAAAAATATTAATTCTGGTTTTACAGATAACCTCAATGAAATTTGCAATGAAAAAGCCATTTATATAATATCTGTTCCAGACATTGCTATTTCTGAGATCATAAAAACAATTGGAAAAAACAATTCTGTTTTAATTCATACTTCAGGAAGTACTAATATTAATGTTTTTGAAAGTTATTCAACTAATTATGGAGTATTTTATCCACTCCAAACATTTAGCAAAACTAAAAAAGATTTAAATTTTTCTGAGATTCCAGTATTTTTCGAAAGTTCTAATAATTGTGTAAATGAAATTTTAGATAACTGGTGTAAATTATTAAATGTTAAGGCTATAAACCTAAATTCAGAGCAAAGATTAAAAATTCATATTGCTGCTGTATTTGCAAATAATTTTACAAATCACATGATGACTATTGCTCAAGAACTTACAACAGAATATAATATTGACTTTAACTTATTAAGACCTTTAATAACTGAAACATTTGAAAAACTGAAATCATTTAACCCAAATGAGATACAAACTGGACCAGCAATTCGCAATGATATTACGACTATAAATAAACACTTAAATTCACTATCAGATAATCCCGATTTCGCAAAAATTTATAGCTTTGTAAGCGAAAGCATATTAAAAATGTACAAAGAACAAAAATAA
- a CDS encoding HAD hydrolase family protein translates to MANFKEELVNVKAFAFDVDGVFSGNIFLTENGDQLRTMNIKDGYAVQLAIKKGYPMAIITGGVSEGILKRFEGLGVKDIFMGCRQKTTEFEIFLKKHSLYASDVLYMGDDIPDYKIMKSAGLPVCPADAAEEIKSISKYISDIKGGKGCVRDVIEQVLRAQGKWMDDDAHNW, encoded by the coding sequence ATGGCAAACTTTAAAGAAGAACTGGTTAATGTAAAAGCTTTCGCGTTTGACGTTGACGGTGTTTTCTCAGGAAACATATTTCTGACTGAAAATGGTGATCAATTACGTACTATGAACATTAAAGATGGTTATGCTGTTCAGTTAGCAATAAAAAAAGGATACCCAATGGCAATAATTACAGGTGGAGTTTCAGAAGGTATTCTTAAAAGATTTGAAGGACTTGGAGTTAAAGATATTTTCATGGGCTGCAGGCAAAAAACTACTGAGTTTGAAATATTTTTGAAAAAACATAGTTTATATGCTTCAGATGTACTTTACATGGGTGATGATATACCTGATTATAAAATAATGAAATCTGCAGGTCTGCCGGTTTGCCCTGCTGACGCTGCTGAGGAAATAAAAAGCATATCAAAATATATTTCAGATATTAAAGGAGGTAAAGGTTGTGTACGCGATGTTATTGAACAGGTGCTTCGTGCTCAGGGAAAATGGATGGATGATGATGCTCATAATTGGTAA